One Edaphobacter lichenicola DNA window includes the following coding sequences:
- the hemW gene encoding radical SAM family heme chaperone HemW, translating into MTGSVGIYISVPFCKAKCTFCNFASDVFGAERMQHYVDRLCGEIRGAHAAAERIEASLPRAVDTIYFGGGTPSLLSAQQCREVFQHLRGEFDLDADTEITLECAPGQFADETLDELLRQGMNRISFGVQSFVDQETAAVGRLHTHQQCNAEIARVTAAGIREINVDLIAGLPHQTAQSWQYSVEQAIASGAPHISVYLLEVDEDSRLGREMLKQGSRYSAAAVPDEDQAAEWYQQACDMLHEAGVQQYEISNFARPGHRSRHNLKYWQRQPYIGFGLDAHSMLVAGQEAVRFANTSDLDRYLGQAPEPSSFQMFSSGQNATHAEVDVVGRSEAFEESLFLGLRLNEGVDLDQLRRKFGEGLLQETMPALVEVRDAGLLELHSDRIRLTSQGRLVSNEVFSRLLIPNAA; encoded by the coding sequence ATGACTGGATCTGTCGGCATCTACATCTCGGTTCCGTTCTGCAAGGCGAAGTGCACCTTCTGCAACTTTGCTTCGGATGTATTCGGCGCAGAGCGGATGCAGCACTATGTGGACCGCCTCTGTGGAGAGATTCGCGGAGCGCACGCGGCTGCAGAAAGAATCGAAGCCTCGCTCCCCAGGGCCGTGGACACGATCTACTTTGGCGGTGGAACACCTAGCCTGCTTTCGGCACAACAGTGTAGAGAAGTATTTCAGCATCTGCGTGGTGAGTTCGACCTTGACGCCGATACGGAGATCACTCTGGAGTGCGCTCCCGGTCAGTTCGCGGATGAAACCCTGGACGAGCTACTGCGGCAGGGGATGAACCGGATCAGTTTTGGAGTTCAGTCGTTTGTTGACCAGGAGACGGCAGCTGTGGGGAGGCTACATACCCACCAGCAGTGCAACGCAGAGATTGCGAGGGTGACCGCCGCTGGCATTCGCGAGATCAACGTCGACCTGATCGCCGGTCTGCCGCACCAGACAGCGCAGAGTTGGCAGTATTCGGTGGAACAGGCGATCGCGAGCGGTGCGCCACATATCAGCGTGTATCTACTTGAAGTGGATGAGGACTCGCGACTGGGACGAGAGATGCTGAAGCAGGGAAGTCGCTACAGTGCGGCGGCTGTACCTGATGAGGATCAGGCTGCGGAGTGGTATCAGCAGGCGTGCGACATGCTGCACGAGGCGGGCGTGCAGCAGTATGAGATCTCGAACTTCGCGCGACCCGGACACCGCTCCCGTCACAATCTGAAGTACTGGCAGCGTCAGCCCTACATAGGCTTTGGACTCGATGCTCACTCGATGCTTGTTGCCGGTCAAGAGGCGGTGAGATTTGCCAACACAAGCGATCTTGATCGATATCTTGGACAAGCACCCGAACCGAGTTCGTTTCAAATGTTTAGCTCCGGACAAAACGCGACGCATGCCGAAGTGGATGTTGTCGGGCGCAGCGAGGCCTTTGAGGAGTCACTCTTTCTCGGCTTGCGTTTGAATGAAGGGGTCGATCTCGACCAGTTGCGGAGAAAGTTTGGCGAAGGCTTGCTGCAGGAGACGATGCCTGCGTTGGTAGAGGTCCGCGATGCAGGTCTCCTGGAACTCCACTCCGACAGGATTCGGTTGACCTCGCAGGGGCGATTAGTCTCGAACGAAGTCTTCAGCCGGCTGTTGATTCCCAATGCCGCATAA
- a CDS encoding DUF1223 domain-containing protein gives MLQICSFSTYFLSIFFLALPVSALSQSASSNRTPVLVELFTSEGCSSCPPADALLAKLDQDQPIQNAEIIVLGEHVDYWDNLGWHDRFSSHQYTERQSQYSARLGVDGVYTPQMIVDGSDQFVGNDSTHARRSITSAAQKAKLNLSLSRPVVDARKISASVSLPAYLASSSHGELYAALVDPTDVTDVRKGENGGRRLQHVGVVRNLQRIGSLKDLGAGPLNFSLNAPGDANLVNIRVVVFAQENNQGNVLGAVVTDVKR, from the coding sequence ATGCTGCAGATTTGCTCCTTCTCCACTTACTTCCTTTCGATCTTCTTCCTTGCGCTGCCGGTCTCCGCACTCTCGCAATCTGCTTCGTCGAACCGTACACCGGTGCTGGTGGAACTCTTCACTTCGGAGGGTTGCTCCAGCTGCCCTCCAGCAGATGCCCTCTTGGCCAAGCTTGATCAGGATCAGCCCATTCAGAACGCGGAGATCATCGTTCTGGGGGAGCATGTCGACTACTGGGATAACCTCGGCTGGCACGACCGTTTCTCCTCGCACCAGTACACTGAGCGCCAGAGCCAGTACAGTGCCCGCCTCGGCGTTGATGGGGTCTACACTCCGCAGATGATCGTGGACGGAAGCGACCAGTTCGTCGGTAACGACTCCACCCACGCGCGCCGGTCGATCACGAGCGCTGCACAGAAGGCCAAGCTGAACCTGTCGCTGTCCCGTCCTGTGGTGGACGCCCGAAAGATTTCAGCCTCCGTCTCGTTGCCAGCGTATTTGGCGTCTTCGTCGCACGGCGAACTCTATGCTGCTCTGGTCGACCCGACCGACGTCACCGACGTTCGCAAGGGTGAAAATGGCGGCCGCAGGCTACAACACGTCGGTGTTGTGCGGAACCTGCAACGCATCGGCTCTTTGAAAGACCTAGGCGCCGGCCCACTTAACTTCAGCCTCAACGCTCCCGGAGATGCGAATCTGGTTAACATACGTGTGGTGGTCTTCGCCCAGGAGAACAACCAGGGCAATGTTCTGGGCGCAGTGGTGACCGACGTAAAACGCTAG
- a CDS encoding ABC transporter ATP-binding protein, with protein MADDRKPKDPKEQPAKKPSQDDEVAGKAYDARLMRRLLTYLKPYKLQTGLSALTIFFKASTDVMGPYLVKVAVDTYMTDTPPAKLSWLARHLSSRPMTGITQIGCLYLGALLLTYVLEFAQTYMMQWTGQKIMFDLRSQIFRHLQRMQPSFFDHNPVGKLVTRVTSDVDALNEMFTSGVLAIFEDIFVLLFIVLIMLRMSWPLALLALSVIPAILYVTKIFRRHVRDSYRRQRAATARINSFTQEYVSGMSIVQLFNRERRAFNDYSSVNAENKQAWTDAIFAYAVYYPVVEFLSSTAIALVIWRGGISALHYLQATQLHELQPLLHALPKAGSVVTVGILIAFIQYAQRFFRPIQDLSEKYNILQAAMAASERVFNLLDTQPTIVSPAAPIVGDDSGRVEFRNVWFTYQKLDEAQHARIASATEEELNTFADIEWILRGVCFTVEPDETAAIVGHTGAGKTTITGLMMRFYDIQRGSILVDGVDVREQDLKKLRQRFGVVLQDPFLFTGTIADNIRLGSKWITDERLELAADEVNVGDFIRSLPLQFSEPVRERGATLSTGQKQLISFARALAHDPGILILDEATSSVDTDTELRVRLALSRMITGRTSILIAHRLSTIQRADTILVMHKGQLRERGTHQQLLTERGLYWKLYQLQYRDQELGTGSDSIPLEPLSAD; from the coding sequence ATGGCCGACGACCGAAAACCGAAGGATCCGAAGGAACAGCCCGCGAAAAAGCCGTCGCAGGACGATGAGGTCGCGGGCAAAGCCTATGACGCGCGCCTCATGCGTCGCCTTCTGACTTATCTGAAGCCCTACAAGCTACAGACCGGTCTGTCCGCACTCACCATCTTCTTCAAGGCTTCGACCGACGTCATGGGGCCATATCTGGTCAAGGTCGCGGTCGACACCTATATGACCGACACGCCGCCGGCAAAGCTCTCCTGGCTTGCGCGTCATCTCAGCTCGCGCCCCATGACCGGCATCACGCAGATCGGTTGTCTTTATCTCGGTGCGCTGCTTCTCACTTATGTGCTGGAGTTCGCGCAGACTTACATGATGCAGTGGACTGGCCAGAAGATTATGTTCGACCTTCGCAGCCAGATCTTCCGTCACCTGCAGCGCATGCAGCCCTCTTTCTTCGATCACAACCCTGTCGGCAAGCTCGTCACCCGTGTGACCTCGGACGTAGATGCGCTCAACGAGATGTTCACCTCCGGGGTGCTTGCCATCTTCGAGGATATCTTCGTACTCCTCTTCATCGTTCTGATCATGCTGCGGATGAGCTGGCCTCTGGCTCTTCTGGCGCTCTCGGTCATCCCGGCGATTCTCTACGTCACCAAAATCTTTCGGCGGCACGTTCGCGACAGCTACCGCCGCCAGCGCGCCGCAACAGCTCGCATCAACTCCTTTACACAGGAGTACGTCTCGGGCATGTCCATCGTGCAGCTCTTTAACCGCGAGCGCCGGGCCTTCAACGACTACTCCTCCGTCAACGCCGAGAACAAGCAAGCGTGGACCGACGCCATTTTCGCGTACGCTGTTTACTACCCGGTGGTTGAGTTCCTCAGCTCTACGGCGATCGCGCTGGTGATCTGGCGTGGCGGCATCTCCGCGCTCCACTATCTTCAGGCGACGCAACTGCACGAACTGCAGCCGCTTCTGCACGCGCTGCCGAAGGCTGGCAGCGTCGTGACCGTTGGCATTCTGATCGCCTTCATCCAGTATGCGCAGCGCTTCTTCCGACCCATTCAGGATCTCAGCGAAAAGTACAACATCCTGCAAGCGGCCATGGCAGCCAGCGAACGCGTCTTCAACCTGCTGGATACCCAGCCGACTATCGTCTCGCCAGCCGCCCCGATCGTTGGAGATGACTCTGGCCGCGTCGAGTTCCGTAACGTCTGGTTTACCTATCAAAAACTCGATGAAGCACAACACGCACGTATAGCCTCGGCAACCGAAGAAGAACTCAACACCTTCGCAGATATTGAATGGATTCTTCGCGGCGTATGCTTCACCGTCGAACCCGACGAAACTGCCGCCATCGTCGGCCATACTGGCGCCGGAAAAACCACCATCACTGGGCTAATGATGCGCTTCTATGACATTCAGCGCGGCAGCATCCTGGTCGATGGCGTCGACGTCCGCGAGCAGGATCTGAAGAAGCTGCGCCAGCGCTTCGGCGTAGTTCTGCAGGACCCATTCCTTTTTACTGGCACCATCGCCGACAACATTCGCCTCGGCTCTAAATGGATTACCGACGAGCGGCTTGAACTGGCTGCGGACGAGGTCAACGTAGGGGACTTCATCCGTTCGCTCCCACTGCAATTCTCCGAACCGGTCCGCGAACGCGGCGCCACGCTCTCCACCGGCCAGAAGCAGCTCATCAGCTTCGCTCGTGCGCTCGCCCACGATCCCGGTATTCTCATCCTCGACGAGGCTACCTCCTCGGTCGACACCGACACCGAGCTTCGCGTCCGCCTTGCACTCTCCCGCATGATCACCGGGCGCACCTCGATCCTCATCGCGCACCGTCTCTCGACGATCCAACGCGCCGATACCATCCTGGTCATGCACAAGGGTCAGCTTCGCGAACGCGGTACCCACCAGCAGTTGCTCACCGAACGCGGGCTTTACTGGAAGCTCTACCAACTCCAGTACCGCGACCAAGAGCTCGGCACGGGCAGCGACTCGATCCCTCTGGAACCACTCAGCGCCGACTAA